A region of Hemicordylus capensis ecotype Gifberg chromosome 17, rHemCap1.1.pri, whole genome shotgun sequence DNA encodes the following proteins:
- the GPR21 gene encoding probable G-protein coupled receptor 21: MNASLDGGGGSNRSSSRQPFCLLASDSPEGLDFCLLEVIVIVFLTALIISGNLVVICVSHCAPLLHHHTTSCFIQTMAYADLLVGVSCLVPSLSLLRYRLAPLPEDLVCQAFGYMVSVLKSVSMASLACISLDRYLAITRPLTYNSLVTPWRLRLCILLVWLYPAAVFLPAFFGWGKPGYHGDVFQWCADSWPTRAAFTLFIVAVLYAPAAFVVCFTYASIFRICQQHTREISERQVRFGSREGGAAEAPPCPDKRYAMVLLRITSVFYLLWLPYIVYFLLESSAVYQSHMASFLTTWLAISNSFCNCVIYSLSNSVFQKGLKRLSGAVCASCTRHRPAKDSSASRGKRPSSGGHV, translated from the coding sequence ATGAACGCCTCCCtggacggcggcggcggcagcaaccgcagcagcagccgccagccGTTCTGCCTGCTGGCCAGCGACTCCCCGGAGGGCCTGGACTTCTGCCTGCTGGAGGTGATCGTCATCGTCTTCCTCACCGCCCTGATCATCTCGGGTAACCTGGTGGTCATCTGTGTCTCCCACTGCGCGCCGCTgctccaccaccacaccaccagcTGCTTCATCCAGACCATGGCCTACGCCGACCTGCTGGTGGGCGTGAGCTGCCTGGTGCCCTCGCTCTCCCTGCTGCGCTACCGCCTGGCCCCGCTGCCGGAGGACCTGGTCTGCCAGGCCTTTGGCTACATGGTCTCGGTGCTGAAGAGCGTCTCCATGGCCTCGCTGGCCTGCATCAGCCTGGACCGCTACCTGGCCATCACCAGGCCGCTGACCTACAACAGCCTGGTCACCCCCTGGCGCCTCCGCCTCTGCATCCTCCTCGTCTGGCTCTACCCGGCCGCCGTCTTCCTGCCCGCCTTCTTTGGCTGGGGCAAGCCCGGCTACCACGGGGACGTCTTCCAGTGGTGCGCCGACTCCTGGCCCACGCGGGCCGCCTTCACCCTCTTCATCGTGGCCGTGCTCTACGCGCCGGCCGCCTTCGTGGTCTGCTTCACCTACGCCAGCATCTTCCGCATCTGCCAGCAGCACACCCGGGAGATCAGCGAGCGGCAGGTGCGCTTCGGCTCCCGGGAGGGGGGGGCGGCCGAGGCCCCGCCCTGCCCGGACAAGCGCTACGCCATGGTCCTCCTGCGCATCACCAGCGTCTTCTACCTCCTCTGGCTGCCCTACATCGTCTACTTCCTGCTGGAGAGCTCAGCCGTCTACCAGAGCCACATGGCCTCCTTCCTGACCACCTGGCTGGCCATCAGCAACAGCTTCTGCAACTGTGTCATCTACAGCTTGTCCAACAGCGTcttccagaaagggctgaagcgCCTCTCGGGCGCCGTCTGCGCCTCCTGCACCCGGCACCGGCCGGCCAAGGACTCCTCGGCCTCCAGGGGCAAAAGACCTTCCAGTGGGGGCCACGTCTAG